Within the Medicago truncatula cultivar Jemalong A17 chromosome 4, MtrunA17r5.0-ANR, whole genome shotgun sequence genome, the region TCTTCCCTcaacctgatttttttttttcatatacatAAGTGTTGGATCAAACCTTTAACTTTAACCATATATTTAAAATGGTCTAAATCCCTTAGCTATAACCACGAACCTTATATtacttgtcaaaaaagaaaaaaaaaaaaacgaacgcTATGTTACATACTCCTATGTAATTTGCTTTTTACACTCGCAATccatttttcagattttaaaaatgGACCAAAAACCACCGTATCCGGCGTTGGAAACGACGGCGCCACCGTCCTCCGACGAAGCAAAACCTTCACTCTTCCCTGTCTTCCCCGTAACAAACTCTTCTCTTCAAATCACCACTTCTTCACTTCCTCAATGGCTCAGTAACTCTAGCTTCACCACCGACATCTCCGTCATCAACAACGACGTCGCTTCTTTACTCAACCGCGAAACCGTTCAATCGCCGCCGCAAGATGACGATGAAAACAGCGATGAAAATCGACCTAAGGAGAAGTCCTATGCGATTCTGGAATCTTCGGAATCTGATGGAGATGGaatggagagagagaagaagaggaagaagaagaagcggAAGCGTGATAGGTCTGATGAGAAAAGTGGATTTGGTTCGAGGAAATCGCGTGTTCGGGCCTGGGCTGATTCTGAGGCTAATACAGTTAAAGATTATTTCATTGATTCTCATGGTGATCGTGATAATCTTGCGTTTGGGTGTATCTATAGGTAAATTggatgaaaaaattgatttgttcattttaaattgcaagtggttttgtttaaatttgaattatttgtgtttCTATCTATGTAGCATCGACACTTCTGATAGAAGCGTGTAtttgacacatgtgattacattcaattatgccATTCTTTCAAAGGATTGTTTGTGTCGAGGTGTCAGTGTATTGTTATATCTGGTGTATGTTAGTGCTTCATAGGTCTCTGTTGGTGAGTGTATTGAATGGCGGTGTGAATTTTGTACTGTCAGGGCTAATGATGCATTTAATGGGATTATGAATCAAAATTAAGTATTTAGGGTTTGTAACCCGCATGGGTTGGGTTGACCTGGTGGTGTAAGCTTGAGACCTAGGTGTTTGCTCCTCTTTAGGTTTGAGGTTCTAATTCTCCATATGCCAACATTCCCTTTGTTTGAGCAGTCCATAGAGGGGTTTGCTCTGACTTAAATTAGGGGTTGGGCTGTATATCGAGTTTCCCAAAAAAAGTATTTAGGTTTGTTTTGATCAACTTATTCGAGTAAGCCCTTGAGAGACTGTTTAAGAGAGCTTATTCACACAAATTTGTATATAGTTTATTTGtatcttattttcataagttttgctagatatcttataaaaatagcttttaCAAATAATTTGTCTTTACTTTATATTTTGACGTAGAAATAACTTCTACCTTGGCACTTATAAGATAAACGCTTAGAAGcgtttaattaagttttatatatccaaacaaagccttattAATGTGcatttttgtgtttataatGCACTGGACTAGGAACCATGATCTAATAAGTATTTGACTTTATTGGCTAATATAATGACACGATAGAGCTAGGCTTCTTTAGAGTTTTGCAGGTTAAGGTTTAGAATTATGAACTGTATAATAATGAGTATTTAGTTTTGTTAGGCttgttttataatgttttattaGTGTTGCTCCCGAATCAGTTAGTGTTAGAAGCCTGCGACTTCTTAGTTCTTCTCATTACTGTTAGTCACCTAGGCAGAAGTTCAATGGGGATTGCGGATTTAGGGAGGGTTCGTTGTTCCCAGAAAATTGAAACAAAGTTACTTGTTTTGGGAGTCGAGAAGTTGATCAAAATGTCGTTGTTGTTTGTACTCATAGATTTTTTAAGTTAGCAATTAAAGTGATAAAGTCATATGGCGCAAAACGTGATTTAGTTTCCATTGAACCTTTGActtcttatttgtttttctgagtattttatttttgttgttagtGGTGTGTgatgataactttttttttttttttttttataaattccaTGCAGAATGGATATTGCCCGGCACAAACCATATAATCCCTTGAACATGTCTGGGCGACATGTTAAAGGTTTGTATTGGTGGAATCAAAGTGGTTCACTTGGGGAAAGAGATGGCGATATTGATGCTTTGGATGATAAAATGAAGTCTGCTGGGCGATACTGGTCCGGAAAGTATATGGCTTTAGAACGACATAAAAGCTTCAAGCGCCTACGTCTTGTTGCTCCAAAATTGTCACCTCATACAACACAAGATGAGTTTATACCTTTATCAGATGTTGGTACATCTCAAGGAGCTGTTGACAGTGAATCTGACTCTAAAATTTCATCATCACTTGAAGAATCTTGGGAAgatgaaatgttaaataaaaCCAGGGAGTTCAACAAACTGACAAGGGAGAACCCGCATGATGAAATAGTTTGGTTACATTTTGCCGAGTTCCAAGATAAGGTTGCAGGAATGCAACGACAGAAAGGTGCTCGCTTGCAAATACTTGAAAAGAAAATTAGCATTCTGGAGAAGGCAGTTGAGCTTAACCCAGAGAATGAAAACCTATTACTTTGCCTATTAAAAGCTTATCAAACAAGAGATAGCTCAGATGTGCTAATTGGGAGATGGGAGAAAATACTCTTGCAACATTCTGGAAGTTACAAGTTATGGAGTGAATTCTTGCATGTTGTTCAGAGGAATTTCTCCAAGTTCAAGGTTTCCATGGTTAGGAAGATGTATGCCTATGCTATTGAAGCTTTGTCTGCTTCAGGCAGCAAGCACTCTAGGCAGGTTCTCGGCTTTTTTATGCTTACCCTCTTCTTATTTTTGCGTGAAAGCGAGTATTGtccatcttttttcaatttattatcTTGTTTGAACAGACTTGGATGCTTAGATCACTAACTTGGATGAATGACAATATTATAGGGAAAATCTTatttaacttctttttctttcccttaAAAGTGGTTAgaaaatgagtatttgtttgataATGAAATATTGTATACTGTCATTTTTATCCATTGATGGGAAGAACAAAGTTGAACTAACctatttttgcttacattttggaGATGAATAAACTATCACATAATTTCCATGATTGTGTCACttagtaatttcttttttgatgtAAATATTTCAGAAGATCCTCAAATAGGTTTTAAATggaaaaactttatttttagcAGGCTCTTCAAGCTGATGATTCTTCACTGGATCCTGCAATTGTTCAGCAAGAACTTCGTCTTGTAGATATATTTCTCAGTCTTTGCAGATTTGAGTGGCAGGCTGGTTATAGAGAAGTTGCCACTGCTTTATTTCAGGCTGAAATTGAGTTTAGTTTATTTTGTCCTCCTTTGCTACTAACAGAGCAGAGTAAGCAACGACTGTTTGAGCATTTTTGGAATAGTCATGGTGCTAGAGTCGGAGAAGAAGGGGCTCTCGGTTGGTCGACATGGTTGGAGAAAGAGGAGGAAACTAGGCAACGAGTCGTCAAAGAGGAGCTCTCACATGAAAATGAAGGCGGAGGTTGGTCTGGTTGGTCAGAACCTTTGTCTAAAGATAAGGAGGGTACCgccaattttgaaaatgaaactgACAATGATTTGGTTATGGAGGATAACCAAGATGAGGATGAATATAAAGATGTTGAGCCCGAAGATGATACTGAGAACTTGCTAAAGCTGCTGGGAATTGATATTAATGCTGGGGATGGGGGAGAAGTTAATGACACTTTGACCTGGATCAAATGGTCAGAAGAAGAGTCTTCTAGAGATTGTGATCAGTGGATGCCTATTCGAAGGAAGTTAGGTAGGATT harbors:
- the LOC11415298 gene encoding nuclear exosome regulator NRDE2 isoform X1 translates to MDQKPPYPALETTAPPSSDEAKPSLFPVFPVTNSSLQITTSSLPQWLSNSSFTTDISVINNDVASLLNRETVQSPPQDDDENSDENRPKEKSYAILESSESDGDGMEREKKRKKKKRKRDRSDEKSGFGSRKSRVRAWADSEANTVKDYFIDSHGDRDNLAFGCIYRMDIARHKPYNPLNMSGRHVKGLYWWNQSGSLGERDGDIDALDDKMKSAGRYWSGKYMALERHKSFKRLRLVAPKLSPHTTQDEFIPLSDVGTSQGAVDSESDSKISSSLEESWEDEMLNKTREFNKLTRENPHDEIVWLHFAEFQDKVAGMQRQKGARLQILEKKISILEKAVELNPENENLLLCLLKAYQTRDSSDVLIGRWEKILLQHSGSYKLWSEFLHVVQRNFSKFKVSMVRKMYAYAIEALSASGSKHSRQQALQADDSSLDPAIVQQELRLVDIFLSLCRFEWQAGYREVATALFQAEIEFSLFCPPLLLTEQSKQRLFEHFWNSHGARVGEEGALGWSTWLEKEEETRQRVVKEELSHENEGGGWSGWSEPLSKDKEGTANFENETDNDLVMEDNQDEDEYKDVEPEDDTENLLKLLGIDINAGDGGEVNDTLTWIKWSEEESSRDCDQWMPIRRKLDTTTSTSEALETEEDEQLSRIILYEDVSEYLFTLNTKEARLYLVSQFIDFYGGKTSQLFSTNSPTWTENTLSLEDLPDSMLEKLKCIHNVLTKAQSIPTSFTLDFLLGSSMRNADMMKFVRNAVLLCLTVFPRNHVLEEAVLICEELFVTKMNSSNRGVTPCRALAKSLLKSDRQDVLLCGVYARREADYGNIDLARKVFDMALLSVEGLPPEEIQSNAPLLHLWYAEVELANNTNGGRESSYRAIHILSCLGNGTKYTPFKSQASSLQLLRARQGFKEKLRTVLSSWFRGIINDQSVALVCSASLFEELTSGCDAGIEVLDQAFTMVLPERRSHSYQLEFLFNYYIRMLQRHQKQSGLMKVWESVSQGLQLYPYSPELLKGVVEVGHFHTTSNKLRRILDERCYKKPSVVVWLFALSYEMSRGGSIHRIRGLFERAVSNDMLCSSVVLWRCYIGYELNIAHDPSAARRIFFRAIHACPWSKRLWLDGFLKLNSILTGKELSDLQEVMRDKELNLRTDIYEILLQES
- the LOC11415298 gene encoding nuclear exosome regulator NRDE2 isoform X2, whose protein sequence is MDQKPPYPALETTAPPSSDEAKPSLFPVFPVTNSSLQITTSSLPQWLSNSSFTTDISVINNDVASLLNRETVQSPPQDDDENSDENRPKEKSYAILESSESDGDGMEREKKRKKKKRKRDRSDEKSGFGSRKSRVRAWADSEANTVKDYFIDSHGDRDNLAFGCIYRMDIARHKPYNPLNMSGRHVKGLYWWNQSGSLGERDGDIDALDDKMKSAGRYWSGKYMALERHKSFKRLRLVAPKLSPHTTQDEFIPLSDVGTSQGAVDSESDSKISSSLEESWEDEMLNKTREFNKLTRENPHDEIVWLHFAEFQDKVAGMQRQKGARLQILEKKISILEKAVELNPENENLLLCLLKAYQTRDSSDVLIGRWEKILLQHSGSYKLWSEFLHVVQRNFSKFKVSMVRKMYAYAIEALSASGSKHSRQALQADDSSLDPAIVQQELRLVDIFLSLCRFEWQAGYREVATALFQAEIEFSLFCPPLLLTEQSKQRLFEHFWNSHGARVGEEGALGWSTWLEKEEETRQRVVKEELSHENEGGGWSGWSEPLSKDKEGTANFENETDNDLVMEDNQDEDEYKDVEPEDDTENLLKLLGIDINAGDGGEVNDTLTWIKWSEEESSRDCDQWMPIRRKLDTTTSTSEALETEEDEQLSRIILYEDVSEYLFTLNTKEARLYLVSQFIDFYGGKTSQLFSTNSPTWTENTLSLEDLPDSMLEKLKCIHNVLTKAQSIPTSFTLDFLLGSSMRNADMMKFVRNAVLLCLTVFPRNHVLEEAVLICEELFVTKMNSSNRGVTPCRALAKSLLKSDRQDVLLCGVYARREADYGNIDLARKVFDMALLSVEGLPPEEIQSNAPLLHLWYAEVELANNTNGGRESSYRAIHILSCLGNGTKYTPFKSQASSLQLLRARQGFKEKLRTVLSSWFRGIINDQSVALVCSASLFEELTSGCDAGIEVLDQAFTMVLPERRSHSYQLEFLFNYYIRMLQRHQKQSGLMKVWESVSQGLQLYPYSPELLKGVVEVGHFHTTSNKLRRILDERCYKKPSVVVWLFALSYEMSRGGSIHRIRGLFERAVSNDMLCSSVVLWRCYIGYELNIAHDPSAARRIFFRAIHACPWSKRLWLDGFLKLNSILTGKELSDLQEVMRDKELNLRTDIYEILLQES